The following are from one region of the Verrucomicrobiaceae bacterium genome:
- a CDS encoding alpha/beta fold hydrolase, which translates to MTSPLALLKAAVLLLALVCLPVAFVLGFCLITWIGVALGLAVGMIGCGPLLWCIGDERCSTRQVWLGKGLLGLGLVMGAGLVMQAPDGHTPETARMHSRYADGGWHYLRFGFANVLPEIDQIHLGYAAAMKFDGFFTREQKLELATMTDAIYSEMERDAEFSACGSALGAIYDEVTFSEFRHGHYFHYIPPQLDRAKPAPALVFLHGSGGNFKAYIWLLSKVADQTGSTVIAPTFGLGNWEKRGAYEAITAAIRDADKHAAIDPASIHLMGLSNGGKGVCLAESARGPRFASIILLSAVLHAQIQPALLAKRLANRPALILSGRNDVRVPWSYVDDYAVKLEKGGMQVTKRAFDGQDHFLFFRRQNEIFDEIQRWMKR; encoded by the coding sequence ATGACCTCCCCTCTCGCCTTGTTGAAAGCTGCCGTGCTGCTGCTGGCGCTGGTTTGCTTGCCTGTGGCGTTTGTTTTGGGGTTTTGCTTGATCACATGGATTGGGGTGGCGCTGGGTTTGGCGGTGGGGATGATCGGCTGCGGGCCGCTGCTTTGGTGCATTGGGGATGAGCGATGCTCCACGAGGCAGGTCTGGCTCGGAAAAGGGCTGCTAGGGCTCGGTTTAGTGATGGGTGCGGGTTTGGTGATGCAGGCACCGGATGGTCACACGCCGGAAACTGCACGTATGCATTCGCGCTACGCGGATGGCGGGTGGCATTATTTGCGATTCGGCTTCGCCAACGTGTTGCCAGAGATCGACCAGATTCATTTGGGCTACGCGGCAGCGATGAAATTCGATGGGTTCTTTACGCGGGAGCAGAAGCTGGAACTCGCGACGATGACCGACGCGATCTACTCTGAGATGGAGCGAGATGCGGAGTTTTCGGCCTGCGGCTCGGCCTTGGGCGCGATTTATGACGAGGTGACCTTCTCTGAGTTTCGTCACGGGCACTATTTTCACTACATCCCGCCTCAACTCGACCGCGCCAAGCCCGCGCCAGCGCTTGTCTTTCTGCATGGTAGCGGCGGGAACTTCAAAGCCTACATCTGGCTCCTGTCCAAAGTGGCTGATCAAACCGGCAGCACCGTCATCGCGCCCACCTTTGGCCTCGGGAACTGGGAAAAGCGCGGGGCGTATGAGGCGATCACCGCCGCCATACGAGATGCAGACAAACACGCGGCCATCGATCCCGCGAGTATCCATCTCATGGGCCTCTCGAATGGCGGAAAAGGCGTCTGCCTCGCCGAATCCGCCCGCGGGCCGCGATTCGCCTCGATCATCCTCCTCAGCGCTGTTTTGCACGCTCAGATCCAACCGGCCTTATTGGCAAAACGCCTGGCAAATCGCCCCGCGCTCATCCTTTCCGGACGAAACGACGTGCGCGTGCCGTGGAGCTATGTAGATGACTACGCCGTGAAGCTCGAAAAAGGCGGAATGCAGGTCACAAAACGTGCTTTTGACGGTCAGGACCACTTTCTCTTCTTCCGCCGCCAGAATGAGATTTTCGATGAAATTCAGCGGTGGATGA